The sequence TCTTGGCCGGTGAGTATCTGGCAGCCCTGCTCCTACTCCTCACGGGATTATTTTGGTACGATTATACATTCCTCCTTCCTTCTGTTTAAATGTAAAACGGGTCTCCCACAATCTGCCAAAACACTCCACCAACGTCTCTCCGCTAGCCAAATATATAGAGATCTTAACTTTTCAAAAGAAATTGAAAATTTATGGCCCCCgatttatggaacaatctccctgaggagatacgcctggcaccaacactgctatctttccggcgccaggttaaaactttcctcttcgcccaggcattttaatatgtttttgcatgtgttggaactgttttaccttttttaaattttttaaaacttttaatgtgttttaaattgttaatatgtgtttattgtattttgatgttggtcttgtgaaccgcccagagagcttcggctatggggcggtatataagtttaataaataaataaataaataaaataatgctaaCAGACAGCATGGGAAATGAAGAAAAGAATACAAGCAGCCAAATGCTCTGAAAGATTCAACACAGCCAATAGTCAATATACGCTCTCCAAGTCCAATGGAGAGTAACAGTTTAAAACTTGTTTGTAAATTACACAATCACATTTAGTCCACCTCCCCAAAACAGCTATACTACCTCAATATTTGAGCTTGTAAAGAACATTTTTATGTTTGAATGTTTAAACATCTAGAGAACTGCCACATAAGCTCATGATTCATAAGGATATTTAGGCCCTTCTCCAACAATTTACCTGGACACCAGAGGGGGCCTTCCTGTTTCTGACACCTAGCTTGTAGAATGCCTTCCCCAGGAAGGCTCACCTGGAATCAAAATCAACATCCTTTCAGTGCTGGTAGAGACTTGATTTACCCAGGCTTTTCAACATCTGATTTTTATAGgttgctacttttttttttttttttactgttctgcCATTATTAATTTACATTGTTCATATTGCTGTTGCAAGCAGGGAGTTTTCTTTAAACATACAAACCAAagactactttttttaaaaaaaatccctgtttacaaaataaaattagTAAAGCTCATCATTTTTTGGTTCTGCACCAAACAAGAACTTCCACCTTAAACTCCATCACCGCTACATCCTCAACCAGCCAGTTGTTAATAAGAGTTAGTTATAGTAATgagcatttaaaatacacttagaAGATGCTGCTTTCTATGCACCATAGGCGTTGCATAACAAGAGATCAGTCCAGCTAAATCATGCAAAAAACCTGGAGCTGCAGTTCTGTTGTCACATAGTTAGGAGCAAGTTCTACTGAACTCAATTAGCTCTGGGCAAACATGCATAGACCTAGACTACAAGTCTTACAGTTTATTAGTCCTATCTCCCTATCACTCCCCTTCATTCACACACTCTCAACTCATCTTAACCAAGAATAAAAGAGCTCTGCATTTTTTCCTTTAGactagggttggggaacctgtggtcctccaggtgttggtggactgcaacttccatcagtcctagccagcatagccactggtaAGTGATGGTGACACAGTTATAATCTAAGTACATCTGGAGGACTTGTCCACTTCTGCTTTAGTCTTCAGCTAGAATCACAAATGGATAATGCTTGGGTCACAACAGTTGCCTTACCACCATTTTATTTTGATGCTTAGCTTTGAACAAAACCTGGAGACAAGGTGAGAAAAACGTCAGGTGGAGTCAAGAACAAGGGCTCATATGCCTCTTTTAACAATTGTGTAGCTGAGGATTTAGGACACATATAGCCTTTCCTTTTGGTAGCAAGCTATAGGTAGAAAATTCACTGATCtacacaagtatttaaaaactacAGACTTCCTATCGTCCTCCTTTGCAAGCAGCTGTCctagaaagaaaaacaagaaggCAAAGAGAGTAATTTAGATTAGACCTCATGTTGCAAACTGGGGTTAAAAGCAGGTCCTGAATCCCCCACATTGTCTGCTTTCACCCCCTTCTCACATTTTGAAGAAGAAAATATTACCACTACCCGTTTCACATACCTTACGCTGCGCACTTGTGTCATACTTGTCGTTTTTGAAGACTTGGACATTCTGGTGCCGTTGGGATCGCGAGCGAGCCACGTTCCCTCGCTGAGAACTCATTCTCCATGCCCTTCCTTTCACACGGAAGTAAACCTTCCTTACTTCCTCTCCTCGACACCCAGTCAACCGAATTGGCTGAAATGCCGCAGTTTCTACTGAACTCCCGCATAAGCCCTCGGATTGGCTTCGCCGGTAGAGATCCCGCCTTCTTTTCAGAATCACTAAGACTAACACAGAGTTGAAGAGTGCAACTTCATTGGTCGGTTCTCAAGGGCTGCCGGTCACTGAAGCGTAGGCTCCGCCCAGTAGTCTCTCCCAACTGGTTCCTATAGCTtaggctttctttctctcttctatCTAATTCAGTCACTGAGGAGCGGTCGCAAGGGCGGGTTATCGCCCAGGCAGTAGATTAAATCTTCTCTTGTGTTCGGGTTTTGGCCGGTTTCTATATCCGCTGCCGGCCCCTTGTAGAAGCGAGTGACTCCAGCCGGAGCTTTAGGCCGTTGTCGGAGCCCGAGCTTAGGCGGTTACTCAGCACAACGGACTCCTTCGGCTTACCGGCGGTGGTTGAAGGGAAAGGGCCGACCGTGAGCGTGCCTGCGAGTTTACAAGCGCGGCGCCACCGCCCAAAGAGGCAGTTGGACGCGGCCGCGCGCTCTTCGCGGAGCGCGAGCTGAGAGGTGAGcgcctttccttcctccttccgGCCACCGTGATGGGAGCCTTGTAGAACCTGGGAAGAGTTGGCTGTGGCTGTAACTGGAGTGGGCTCAGGCTGGGCTGGGGCTCAAACAGCCCGTGCTTCATTGCtctgtggggaggggggtgggAGACTCCGTGAAAAATACCCTATGCGCCCGAGGGTACACTCGGAAGCCTGTTCCCTTGGGTGCTTGGCTAGCGGAGGTCTGTGGTATATGTTCGCCCGTGCGCATTCTCGCCCCCCCTTCACTGATACCATCGGCTTTTCCCATCTGCCGTGAACACGCCGTGGCCTAATTTCTGTTTTCGAGCGGCCTCCTCCTGGACGCAGCCCTTTAATTCCGGGAGTGTGTAGGGAGGCTCAGTGGTGCTCTCACCCCCATAGATAACTACATTAATAGCAAATGCTGTGCTTTACCTGCTTCGTATGCTTTGAGGGGCAGAGGAGGAAAAACTAGGGTTGGGGTGGGAGGACAGCTTTGTTATCGGGGGTCCGGTATTGTAGGCGAAACGTACTTGTGTGTATCCCTTGGGAGCGAGTAGTATCTGCTGTGTGGCTGATCAGTACCTCGTTTGTATGTGAGGCGGCTCTCTTTTTCCTTTCTGGTATAAAGAGCGTAGTGTTCCAAGGGGATGGAAAAGAGCCAAGTAATACAGGCTTTATTTCTGATAAAAGCTTCCCCCCCCATATTCTCCTTTCCATCCCTGATGGAGCTCAATTCTTGCAGTTTAAATAGGAATTTGGAACTCTTTTGAATGATGGTACACTTATAAATAATTGTCTcttgtttgttttccttctcaGCAAAATGAGTAGAAAAACATGTTAGCATTTGATTGTTCCAGAGGTTGTAAGATTTTTGAAGCGTCAGTCTTGTGATGGTGGAAAGAGGTGCCAGTCTGGGATGGTAAAATACACACAATGTGGGATTTTAGTTGTTATGAATGGGCAGATTGTGTGCTGTTTTTAAATAGAAAGTGTTATAGTATGTGGCTTTGGAAGTATTGAATCTGAATCAGTTGCACTTTTGAGAATCATATATCttgtgtttctttgttttttgttgGTGACTTCATTTTTTCCTTGAAAAATAACCTTGATTATTTGAAACAGATCAGGTGTTGAGACTTTGAGCTAGACTTGTGACACTTCAGTAAGGAAAAGTATTTCTTAATACTACTTGCTGTTAATTTGTACAGGAAACAGTGGTCAGTCTTGAAATATACTTGTCAGACTTcagaaaaatataaaaaccaagaTCACTCTCTTTCCCgttgtgggttttaaaaaaaaatccacaatgtaTATAATGCTAAATGAAATCAACTTTAGTTTGGTCAACACGTTGCTTGTCTGCCTAGTGAACTGAATTTTATATTTCAGTTTCTACTCCGTTGTTTATTTAGTAGATCATATCTCACTTTTTGACTAGTCCTCAAAACAGCtaacaacatttaaaacacacaacaGATACACAAAAAACTCTTAtgttcaaaaaaacaaaaccaccagCTTCTGGAGCAGGAACCGCATCAGATGTTCCTTCCCACAGGGCTGTTGATGTCGGtttgctgggggtgggtgggggtggtacAGTTCAAGTCATGTCTATGGTTTACGATGTTGTCATTCAGGTGTTCTTAACTTTTACTTTAATGCACCTGTGATAATAATTTATTCCACACTTACACTTGTTCAATAAAAACAGGATTCCTGTTTAATCTTCTAATTCACAATCACCTTTAGCTGTGTTTGTCCCAGACACCTACTGTTAGCAGCCTACAACATATGTTTGACATTCCAGATTGATAATTATTTCATTCTTAAGAAAAGTGACTAAAAGGAAATAGTGGACTGACTAGAAGGAAATAGTGCACTATCTAGTTAATTAAATCATATTGCTACCTATTATAGCAGCCTTATGGGAATGTCAATATGACATATTCTGGCGTATTATTCTTACTGAAGaatacacattatttatttattaaatttatacgccactcttcctcccagaaggagctcatatAAAATATGGAATTGCAGAATATTCTTCTACGAATAGTGTTTGGAGAAGAAACATTTTGAAGTCAACCTTGTTAAGACATAACTTCACGAGCTTCTGATGAAATTGAAAGGCAAACGTGTTCAGTGCTTTGAAACATGATATAAAATATGGCTTAGGCACCACTTTTGGGTTTCCCATTAACTTCTCTTGGACAAATCAAGTAGAGAGAACATCTCTGAACTCACTTGGCTTTACTGGGACAGAATTTGACTATTGATGGGCAGTCCCTTTCAGTCTCCTGCTGCCATGCTGGCTTCCAAAATGAATGAGAGAACATGGAGAGAAGTATTTGTTTCAAAGGTTGATTTATCCAGTTGTAGAAGCTGCTACCAACCACATGATTGCTTTTCCCTGCTCTTAAATGGGGTGCTCTATTTTCCACTGTATTGCACATCCACTCACTGAATCTTTAGATCTCCAGTTGCTACTTACTGTTTGGGAACATGAGATGCTGCCTTAataggagtcagaccattggtctatttagctcagtattgtctgcatggactggcagtggctcttcagggtttcagacaagaaatatttcctacctggagatgctgggaatggaaccagggaccttctgcatgcaaagcaaatgctttacCATTGAGCTTTGGACCTTCCCAATCTTACATTTTACAATTCTTTTGAGGAAACTGCCACAACAAAATGAAGCAAAGCATAAACACAGCTTGTGAGCTATTTACTTAAAAGCGGTACTCGCAGGATCTGCATTGGTATTATTCTAATAACAGGTGTTTGTCCATTATAGTGACCAGAAGAGTGTCAGTGGATGGCTGGGAGCACTGCTGGATTGAAGGTAGAAAAATCTGGGATAGTGTTTTCATCTCTCTGTGATGTatctaaaacatatttggaagacAACACCAGTTTTGAAAAAATTGGGCTGTATTCCTCTGTATACTTAAAAGGAAACCCTGTTTAACTtggtgggacttgtttctgaatcTGGTTTGGATTCTATGTATTGAACTCTAAGGCTGACCTATGACATCACTTGCTGGTTCTCCCTGCACTATCAAAGAGAATTGTAATGGTATTACATATTGGCCTGAAAAGCAGTTTTACTATTTTCCCTTCGGTATGATCAATATGAtttgttgatatttttaaagaagaaatttCCAATTCAAGAAGTTTAAATTGTCATAATTGGACATGTTAAAACTTCTATCCTTCAGCATAAATGTTCTTATATCCCcataactttatttttaaatattttccattatatatatatataatatagaatTGGCTGTTGTGTAGTACTCTGTTGCTTAATACTTTAACTACAGAATTATTGGAAACACTTCTGAGAAAGtgtatcaattttttaaaattctgttatTGGAAGTCCTATCTTGAGAAATTATATGTATCTTCAAGACTTGTGTCATGACTCCCAGTCAGTACAATCTGCAAATGGAGACTTTTTTTAGTGATGGAGTGCCAATTTGAAGATTACtcctgttttaaaagcttttatccTTCtattctcaaagcagcttacaaaaaaagaatgaaacaatcaaacaaatgttacaaaatggACAATcaaaaaagcagcaaaaatatTGTAAATACCATAGGAACAATAGCTAAAATCCAACAGATATGTGGCAAAATAAGAAAAGTCTAATGAAGCTGAGCACCAGGCAAGCAATTTAGGGGGCAGTATTCCATAACTGAGATGCAACTATGCAAAGCCCTTTCAGTGGTCACCATCTTCATGATCTCTGATTTCAGGGCACCTGTAGAAGGGTCTCTGTAGAGATGGTACAATGAATTACAGCAACCCTGTAAAATAGACCACATTCCGTTTTTAATGGGCAAGTAGTGTCAATTCAGCATATGGATGGCTGGGTGTGAACTGTATCGAGGTCTAAATGAAGTACTCTATCCACTTGGAACAGTGGCTTTGAGAGAGGTGGATAAGGTGAGATTCTAGGGTCAGGATTGGCATCTGGAAGTGTTCAGCATGTTGCCTGGTCCTTCCAGTTGTCACCCTGAAAGAGaagaagggatgggggggagagtgGTGATTGTGGTAACAAGTTGTTCACAGGACAGTTCATGGGCTGAAGAGTGAGAAGCTGCTTCCCCTAATTTCCTTCTCAAAGCAGCCTTCCAGGAAAACTAATAGCTGACCAAAGTTCTAAAGGCATGATCTTAAACTGATGTTTCTCACTAGCACACAAACAAATATCTAAGCCTGTTTTTCTACACACATTCTGTTAAGTCTTGCCTTGTGATCCTAGAATATCTGGGATCACTATGTACTAGCAATTAACTTTCTGATTTCCTTATAGTTTTTGATACATCATTTGAGATTGGTCAACAAGTGAAGCAACATGAGCCAAGGCTGGAGACATAGCAACAGTTCAAGCATAGCAACTGTTACATTAACAATAAAGATGATGCCTACAATGAACTGACTCAATTCAGAAACAAAGTAGAACCAGCAGTTATATTTTTCTCTGTTTGATTGCCCAAAACTTTTAAAACTATTGATATCTCTCTAGAGGCTTAGGATTAGACACTTAATCAAAATGTCTCTTAGATGATACTTCTCCTAATGCAGTCCAAAATGTCATTTGCCTCTTTCCAACATCATCACTGTGGTGTGTTCATGATATTGAAGTCTTCATAATATTATTGCTTAGTGCAGTGATgtccaagccttttaagtttaaGACCCTCTTCAGAAACTACTGTGCCTTACAACCTCTCATCTGTGAGGATCTGTGGATTGCAGTACTAGCCCAGTACTGTCATAGGAAAAAGTATTGTTGGCTGCTCTTGAAAAGGTTGAAGAGCTGGAGAGAAATAtgttaaaatacaataagtatataACAGGATATCTAGCTCCCTATGAAAATTATACACAAGGACCTTGCATTAATACAAAGCAGTTGCTGTTTCTGAGCTTTCCCCGAATCAGATCAGTGTAATTGAGTACCAAGGTTTTGATTGTGTTACAGATGGGGATGTTTGTTCTCCTTGAGGGCATTGAACCCACCTATTTCTTGTCTGATAGGTGGTGCCTTCTTCTCTCTTCCCATATCAGGAACTTCATAGGAAGCACATTTAGTTGTAGCTAAGTTATTTGTTTCAAGTGTTTTTATTTCTGCATATTGATAGTAAAGATGTTGAACAACTTTTCAGTAAAATAGGAATAAAATgttagcaataataataaaattacaaaaccaatttaaaataaatagagcTACAGATACAACAGGAACTAAAGACAATTTCTCTGAGACAAACAGAGTCCTCTGGAAAAGCCAGCATTTAGCCATATACCACGAGGCAGGCAGTGACATTCTTCAACTGGGATGTGGTGACAAAAAAGGCTTTGTCTTGTATTCTCACCAGCCAAATTTCAGAGGGTCACAACTGATTTAACTGTACAGGTATGTACATATGAAAGGAGGTGACCCTTTTGTTAAGCTAATCTACCACTAGGCCAGTTAGGGCTTTCAAGGCAAGAACCAGCACTTTGTATTGGGCTTGGAACTGCTTAGCTTTTACTATCTTttacctgctgggaggaagggtgggatataaatcaaataatcagtAAATAAAATCTTCTATTTCTGATATGTGAGCTTTTCTTCCCTAATGAAATTATAATATCACTTTAGAGTGTAACGCAATCATTATAGGAGTGTTTTTTGATTAGTCACTGCATAAGTTTTACTAAGCCTACAGTCGACTGCCTTGGAACAGGATAAATGTTTACCTTATGTTAGGTTGATAGTCAATGCTGTGTAGTTTATGTGGGATAAATGGCTGTGGTACCTGGCCTGGTCTGGCTGGGTGTTGATTCCCCCCTTAAGATCAATTTGCAGGCTGAGGGCAATTCTTGATCCAGCTTTGCTGCTGGACACTTAAATGGTATCTGTATAGTGATGCACCTTTCACCGGCTTGGCTCCATCATTacaattggctgtgctggctgccagtgtgcttctgaacacaattcagagtgctggtattgatgtacagtagggccctgctttacggcgctttgctttatggcacttcactaatgcagcagtctcaattagacacaattagactaaagccccactcatgcggcgcttgttccgcttttacggcgggtTTCGAGTgtcgcgtgccattctattcaatgagttctgcttttggctgtttttgcttttcggcgggggtccgggacataacctgctgtatgagtggggccctactgtataaagccctaaatggttttggGTCAGGATTGCAGAAGGATCACCTGGATCACCTCCCATGATGACTTCCCTTCATAAGATCTTCATATGAAGTTCTCTATATGCACCTGCCTTCAGAGGTTAGGCGAGTTGCTACCAGACAGAGTAACTTCTATGGTGGTACGCTGATAGTGAAATTCTCCTCTCTTGGTTAATTTTCCTGGCGTTATCATTGCTTTGTTATGTGCCAAAGTTTGCCCTGTTCATACAGTCTTCTTAACACTGATTTTACTCCTGCtatgttttattttcttccttGAGTATTTCTAATGTAGAGATTTGTATGTTGGTTTTTAAAACTATTATTGTAAGCTCCCTTAAGCACTATTTAAAGCAGAAGATAAGTATCTAGTTTCGTTTTATATTCCTAGCTTCTCAGATATAACAATTAAACATTTGGCTAATACTGAAACAAAAACCATTTAAAGGCTGATAAGTCTTTAAGCAAGAATTAATTGGATGATagacaactaaggctgcaatccaatacatacttatctagggggaaatcccattggacctcgtggagcttacttctgagtagacatgtattggattgcagcccaagtcatACTTCAAAATGGGCCAATTGAAATTAGTGGACTTCAGTCATTTAGTGGGTATGACTTTGTGAGAGATAATCCATTATGGTAAGTTCTAGCTGTTAAATGTTAACAGCTTTTCTCTGAAAATGAATGCAATATAATGCTGTGTTTGGCACCCCCTTTTTAAACAAATGAATCCCTAGTCTGTTAGTGTTTGATAACATGTTTGTATGGAAATcctactagaagctaaaactttTTCCTCTTATTTCAGATTGGAAGATGAACAATCTTTCATTTAGTGAGCTGTGCTGCCTGTTCTGTTGTCCACCATGCCCAGGCAAAATAGCTTCCAAATTGGCATTTTTGCCCCCAGATCCTACATATACATTGATGTGTGATGATAGTGGGAGTCGCTGGACTCTACATCTTTCTGAACGAGCAGACTGGCAATATTCTTCAAGAGAAAAAGATGCCATTGAATGTTTCATGACTAGAACCAGCAAAGGTAACAGGATTGCCTGCATGTTTGTGCGTTGTTCCCCTAACGCCAAGTATACTTTGCTCTTCTCGCATGGCAATGCTGTTGACTTAGGTCAGATGAGCAGTTTCTACATAGGACTTGGTTCACGGATTAACTGCAACATATTTTCATATGATTATTCTGGATATGGAGCAAGttctggaaaaccaacagagaAGAATTTATATGCTGACATCGATGCTGCTTGGGTAGCTCTTAGAACAAGGTAAATAGAAATGCATTATTTGTGTGTACACATGTATTTAGACTTAATTAGAATACATTTAATCCATTTAACCATGAGAGATTTGTATATCAATTTGTAAATCAAGATATTTGTATAGCAATTGCATATCAGTATTTTGCCCTTTCACCCATCAGGAAGAGAGAAAATATTACTAATTCATTATATAGCAAGCAAAAATAGCAGTTTGCTTACAGATCTCATAATGAATGGATTAGCAACAAAATTACTGAAtttatttagggtgcaatccaactagcATTTATGCTGGGTTGAGGGAAATTGGATACAGCGGATCtcgagctggctgggtcccagctcagccgggctacgccagcataagtccctcatttGGGGCTCCAGCCAGCTCAGTCAAGACTGATGCAAGTGGAGGTGGTGTAAGGCCCGAaaaaggggaggggctgaggtgagagTACTTAGGCCACACCCAACCCATGTTCAGAGTGTTCCTGACCAtgttcctgcaggtcccaatccaaacAAAAGTTACACCAGGAAAAGGTCGTTCTAAGAAAATatttgcaatagaagtcaatggagagggcttactcttgGGTAGGGATATTTGAGAGAACGGTTTTTACTTGCTGG is a genomic window of Rhineura floridana isolate rRhiFlo1 chromosome 1, rRhiFlo1.hap2, whole genome shotgun sequence containing:
- the ABHD17B gene encoding alpha/beta hydrolase domain-containing protein 17B isoform X2, whose product is MNNLSFSELCCLFCCPPCPGKIASKLAFLPPDPTYTLMCDDSGSRWTLHLSERADWQYSSREKDAIECFMTRTSKGNRIACMFVRCSPNAKYTLLFSHGNAVDLGQMSSFYIGLGSRINCNIFSYDYSGYGASSGKPTEKNLYADIDAAWVALRTRYGIRPENVIIYGQSIGTVPSVDLAARYESAAVILHSPLTSGMRVAFPDTKKTYCFDAFPNIDKISKITSPVLIIHGTEDEVIDFSHGLALFERCQRPVEPLWVEGAGHNDVELYGQYLERLKQFVSHELVNL
- the ABHD17B gene encoding alpha/beta hydrolase domain-containing protein 17B isoform X1; amino-acid sequence: MRPRVHSEACSLGCLASGVTRRVSVDGWEHCWIEDWKMNNLSFSELCCLFCCPPCPGKIASKLAFLPPDPTYTLMCDDSGSRWTLHLSERADWQYSSREKDAIECFMTRTSKGNRIACMFVRCSPNAKYTLLFSHGNAVDLGQMSSFYIGLGSRINCNIFSYDYSGYGASSGKPTEKNLYADIDAAWVALRTRYGIRPENVIIYGQSIGTVPSVDLAARYESAAVILHSPLTSGMRVAFPDTKKTYCFDAFPNIDKISKITSPVLIIHGTEDEVIDFSHGLALFERCQRPVEPLWVEGAGHNDVELYGQYLERLKQFVSHELVNL